The following proteins are encoded in a genomic region of Hippocampus zosterae strain Florida chromosome 2, ASM2543408v3, whole genome shotgun sequence:
- the LOC127592474 gene encoding homeobox protein engrailed-1-B-like has product MEEQKEPTGGRDSTEDESVSMSPNLPSPPIILPHQAAQQAHRTTNFFIDNILRPDFGCKKEPGYRERNQTAGRENINPLAARPHAGSLCLDSNCSSDSASSSPSSSSSSSSPSSKQSSAKQVEAASNGSGRLADSPSAIVVMNGGNGASLPAAKDQQPMLWPAWVYCTRYSDRPSSGPRTRKLKKKKSSKEDKRPRTAFTAEQLQRLKAEFQANRYITEQRRQSLAQELNLNESQIKIWFQNKRAKIKKATGYKNGLALQLMAQGLYNHSTTTVQDEKEDSE; this is encoded by the exons ATGGAAGAGCAAAAGGAGCCCACCGGCGGGCGGGACTCGACCGAGGACGAGAGCGTGTCGATGTCCCCGAACCTGCCATCCCCTCCCATTATCCTCCCGCACCAGGCCGCCCAGCAGGCTCACAGAACCACCAACTTTTTTATCGACAACATCCTGCGGCCGGACTTCGGCTGCAAAAAGGAGCCGGGCTACCGCGAGCGCAACCAGACGGCGGGCAGAGAAAACATCAACCCGCTGGCGGCGAGGCCGCACGCCGGCAGCCTCTGCTTGGACTCGAACTGCAGCAGCGACAGCGCCTCGTCGTCGCcgtcttcgtcgtcgtcgtcttcgtcgCCCTCTTCCAAGCAGAGCTCGGCCAAACAAGTCGAAGCGGCGAGCAACGGCAGCGGCAGACTTGCCGACAGCCCCTCGGCCATCGTGGTGATGAACGGCGGCAATGGAGCGTCTCTGCCCGCGGCCAAGGACCAGCAGCCCATGCTGTGGCCGGCCTGGGTCTACTGTACGCGCTACTCGGACCGGCCCTCATCTG GGCCGAGGACACGCaaactgaagaagaagaagagcagcaAGGAGGACAAGCGGCCCAGGACGGCGTTCACGGCCGAGCAGCTGCAGAGACTGAAAGCCGAATTCCAGGCCAACCGCTACATCACGGAGCAGCGAAGACAGTCGCTGGCCCAGGAACTCAACCTGAACGAGTCCCAGATCAAAATCTGGTTCCAGAACAAGCGGGCCAAGATCAAAAAGGCCACGGGCTACAAGAACGGCCTGGCGCTGCAGCTCATGGCCCAAGGACTGTacaaccactcgaccaccaccGTGCAGGACGAGAAGGAGGACAGCGAGTAG